A single Macrobrachium nipponense isolate FS-2020 chromosome 5, ASM1510439v2, whole genome shotgun sequence DNA region contains:
- the LOC135215167 gene encoding opsin, ultraviolet-sensitive-like — protein sequence MPQSTGSPGVLTGMMANVSDPSALVSSTLGPSEMLTMNSRYEVKMLGWNAPPDFMDYVSPHWKTFEAPNPYLHYMLGAFYVCFLFASVCGNGVVIWIFSSARSLRTPSNMFVVNLALLDLIMMLKTPVFIASAFNDGPVFSRTGCEVYALIGSYSGIGSAMTNTAIAYDRYKTIAKPFEPKISRGKAFLVILGIWLYATPCSVLPFLRIWGRFVPEGFLTTCSFDYLTRDDNTRSFVACTFFCAYVVPGFLIMYFYSQIFSHVRAHEKAMRGQVRIILS from the exons ATGCCTCAGTCCACTGGATCGCCTGGAGTATTGACAGGGATGATGGCCAATGTATCGGATCCTTCAGCTCTCGTGTCTTCAACTCTCGG GCCCAGTGAAATGCTAACAATGAACAGCCGATACGAGGTCAAGATGCTGGGCTGGAACGCTCCGCCTGACTTCATGGATTACGTCAGTCCTCACTGGAAGACGTTCGAGGCTCCAAACCCTTACTTGCACTACATGTTGGGGGCGTTCTACGTCTGCTTCCTGTTCGCTTCCGTGTGTGGCAACGGCGTTGTCATCTGGATCTTCTCCAG CGCCAGAAGCCTTCGGACGCCGTCCAACATGTTCGTTGTCAACCTGGCCTTGTTGGATCTGATCATGATGCTGAAGACGCCCGTCTTCATCGCCAGCGCCTTCAACGACGGACCTGTCTTCAGCAGAACGGGCTGCGAAGTCTATGCTCTGATTGGCTCTTATTCTGGCATCGGGAGTGCCATGACCAACACCGCCATTGCATATGATAGATACAA AACCATCGCCAAACCATTTGAACCAAAGATCAGCCGTGGCAAAGCCTTCTTGGTAATCCTCGGCATCTGGTTATATGCCACGCCCTGCAGTGTTCTTCCATTCTTACGCATCTGGGGAAGGTTTGTCCCAG AGGGCTTCCTGACTACATGCTCGTTTGATTACCTCACGCGAGACGACAACACGAGGAGCTTCGTTGCCTGCACCTTCTTCTGCGCCTACGTGGTACCTGGCTTCCTCATCATGTACTTCTACAGCCAGATATTTAGTCATGTCCGTGCTCACGAGAAGGCCATGAGAGGACAGGTACGAATCATCCTTTCTTAG
- the LOC135215168 gene encoding opsin, ultraviolet-sensitive-like, whose translation MPQSTGSPGVLTGMMANVSDPSALVSSTLGPSDMLTMNSRYEVKMLGWNAPPDFMDYVSPHWKTFEAPNPYLHYMLGAFYVCFLFASVCGNGVVIWIFSSARSLRTPSNMFVVNLALLDLMMMLKTPVFIASAFNDGPVFSRTGCEVYALIGSYSGIGSAMTNTAIAYDRYKTIAKPFEPKISRGKAFLAILGIWLYATPCSVLPFLRIWGRFVPEGFLTTCSFDYLTRDNNTRSFVACIFFCAYVVPGFLIMYFYSQIFSHVRAHEKAMRGQAKKMNVENLRSSVSKEDQEKSAEIRIAKVCMGLFFMFLVSWTPYAAVALIGVFGDSSTLTPLLSMLPALNCKMVACIDPWIYAINHPRYRLELQKRLPWFCIHEEKPEEIASQATAVTEKA comes from the exons ATGCCTCAGTCCACTGGATCGCCTGGAGTATTGACAGGGATGATGGCCAATGTATCGGATCCTTCAGCCCTCGTGTCTTCAACTCTCGG GCCCAGTGACATGCTAACAATGAACAGCCGATACGAGGTCAAGATGCTGGGCTGGAACGCTCCGCCTGACTTCATGGATTACGTCAGTCCTCACTGGAAGACGTTCGAGGCTCCAAACCCTTACTTGCACTACATGTTGGGGGCGTTCTACGTCTGCTTCCTGTTCGCTTCCGTGTGTGGCAACGGCGTTGTCATCTGGATCTTCTCCAG CGCCAGAAGCCTTCGGACGCCGTCCAACATGTTCGTTGTCAACCTGGCCTTGTTGGATCTGATGATGATGCTGAAGACGCCCGTCTTCATCGCCAGCGCCTTCAACGACGGACCTGTCTTCAGCAGAACGGGCTGCGAAGTCTATGCTCTGATTGGCTCTTATTCTGGCATCGGGAGTGCCATGACCAACACCGCCATTGCATATGATAGATACAA AACCATCGCCAAACCATTTGAACCAAAGATCAGCCGTGGCAAAGCCTTCTTGGCAATCCTCGGCATCTGGTTATATGCCACGCCCTGCAGTGTTCTTCCATTCTTACGCATCTGGGGAAGGTTTGTCCCAG AGGGCTTCCTGACTACATGTTCGTTTGATTACCTAACGCGAGACAACAACACGAGGAGCTTCGTTGCCTGCATCTTCTTCTGCGCCTACGTGGTACCTGGCTTCCTCATCATGTACTTCTACAGCCAGATATTTAGTCATGTCCGTGCTCACGAGAAGGCCATGAGAGGACAG GCAAAGAAAATGAACGTGGAAAACCTGAGATCCTCCGTGAGCAAAGAAGACCAAGAAAAATCAGCCGAAATCAGAATAGCCAAAGTGTGCATGGGACTGTTCTTCATGTTCTTGGTATCTTGGACTCCCTACGCTGCCGTAGCCCTCATTGGTGTCTTTGGAGACAG TTCCACTCTGACACCTCTGCTATCGATGCTACCTGCCCTCAACTGCAAGATGGTGGCTTGCATTGATCCCTGGATATATGCTATAAATCACCCGAGATACAG GCTAGAGCTACAGAAGAGACTGCCTTGGTTCTGTATTCACGAGGAGAAACCTGAGGAAATTGCATCTCAGGCCACCGCCGTCACAGAGaaggcctaa